GTACAACTCGTTCAGTTTTCTAATTCTGTTTTCTCTTTCATTCTGGGAATTCATTAAATGAATGATAGTCATCATAACCCGTAAGTCAAGGAAGACCGGTATTGACAAGTCTTGATTCAGGACTATCTTTATCGAGAATCCATTCAAGGAGGAAGCATGAAACGTTTTGTGGTACCTGCAGCAGCCCTGGGAATTCTATTTTTCTCGCTTTCAGGATGCGACATCTTTAAGGGCGTCAACAAGATTTCCTATCCGATGATCTTTTGGATAAGCGAAGCAATCGGAGATCCTATCTCCTTCGAGATACGTTTTGAATTCTCAGACCAGACTCCTGACACTTCCGGCATCAACTATTCCTCGGAAATCAAAGGTGACACCATAAGCATACTCATAGAAGGCACGTCTGAAGGCACTGAGGGCGAAGGGTACTTTGCGAACGAGCTTGTATTCAATCTCGGTCAGATTCCAGCTGGCTCATATGTTCTGCACATCGAATCCAACAACTCGAAAGCGGACAACTTCGAGTTAACGGTCACAGACAGCCTTTATACAATTAAGGAAGCAAACATCGGAAAGATTGCCTTAAGCTACACGTCTGATACGCTACGCAGATTCTTTGCCGATATGCTTCTTGTAGAGATAGGCGGAGACACTACTACTATAAAGCGCATGTCCGACACCCTTACCTACAAATTAACAACTTCCGGTGCAACAAAGCTCGCCCCACTAGCCGGCAACTATTCTTTCTTTGAAGTAAATGCCGCAGGCAAAATCTTCGGAAACCGGGAGCGCAGCGACAGCTGGCAGATTTACTCAGGGTTTGACACTACCGCATGCATGCTCTTCAAGTATACGGGTGATACAATAGGTCTTTCGGCGTTCTACGACATATACAAGGACACCATCCCCGGTTTCAGCGTAAGGACAGGCGCAGGATTCGATAGATGCAATTTTGAATATTGATTTCACCCCAAGCGAATACCATGTATTCGCTTGGGGACCCCTTCCCTGATGACTTTCTTGTTGTAGCCACTCTTTTCCTTATGATATGAAAAATGTATGATTAGGAAGTCCCCTTGATAAGAGACGTAGGGGCCGACCTTCAGGTCGGCCCGGATAATTATGATTACTGCACTTGCGCCTGTTTACAATAACTGTTGTATCGGATACAACTTACTTCGGTTCTTCCCAGGTAACGGCTTTTTGAGCCATCTCGGAGATATTTCCACTCCACGAAACTACTGCGTACTTTCGCGGAGACCCCGATTTTTAATTGTCAGGCTTCGATTCTTCCCAAGTCACTGCTTTAGATGCAAGTTCGGCGATATTGATATTTACCGGGCAGGCGCGTCCGCAGCGTCCGCAGCCCAGGCATTGATACATGCCGAAGACCTGGTGAAAGTAGTTGAACTTGTGATTGAGCCTCTGGCGCCAGCGCTGGGCTCCGGAGGGACGGGGATTATGGCCTGATGTTTCAATGGTGTATTCCTTGTAAAGACAGGAATCCCACTGCCGCGAGCGCTTGCCGCGCGAACCCTTCGAGTCGTCGGAGATATCGAAACAGTGGCACGAAGGGCAAACGAACGCGCAGGTTCCGCAGCCGATGCAGGTGAAGTGGGTTTCCTCCCAGAACTTTGAGTCAACCATCACTTTGAGCTTTTCCGCGACGCCTTCGAGATCGTACTCCTTGATTTTGGATTCGGCAAGCGTGCGGTCGGCTTCGATTTTTGAGCGATCTTCGACTGTTTCGAACGAAAGGCCTGCAAGGGCCTCCTCCCCCTTCTTTGTGATGACGTCGAGGAGATAGCCTTGACCTGTTGAATAGATGAAGATGTCAGAACCCTTTGATTCGTAAGGCGAGCCTTGCACGGACGTGCAGAAACATGTGGGTAAGGGTTCAGCGCAAGCCATACCGACGATGAGCGTGCGCTCGAAGCGCTTCATGAAGTAAGGATCCCTGTATTCTGTTTGATTGAACATCTTTTCTAGTTCCCATATCCCTCGAATGTCGCATGGCCGCACCCCGAACAAGACTTGCTGTCGCTCTTCGTGTTTTGGAGCTATTACGTTCTGCGCCTTGAAATGAAAGAGTGCCTCGTCCTGGGGGAAGAAAAGCTCCTTTGGCGAGAAGGCGCCCAAAAGCACCGACGACTGCCAGTCGTCGTATTGCTCAAGAACCTGATAGAGATAACGGTTTCCGGCTTTCTTTAATCCGACAATCCGGCTTGATTTTGAGAGATGATCAAACAATTCTTTCAAGTTCTTGAGCCTGGTCATAGTATGAACTCCTCCGCATCGTCCTTCTTGTAGTTTGCTAAAGGCGGCAGTGCGTCAGGATCAACACCCGATTCGAATTCAAACCGCTCCCGCACAATGAGATTCATCTTGCGGGTCATCCACGTGAGCTTGACACCCATCGGACACGCCTCTTCACACGCGCCGCAGTCAACGCAGCGTCCGGCCTGGTGGTAGACCCTTATGAGCTGCCATATAGCGACGTCTGTAGGCTCCTGGCCCTTTGCCACCCACTGAGGTTGGCTGATGTCAACAAAGCACTCGTCGCAGTTGCACGTGGGGCAAGCCTGGCGGCATGCGTAGCAGCGGATGCATTTCGACATTTCTTGCTTGAGGTGTTCGTGACGTTCTGATGCGGGCTTCTCGCCGAACTCGCGGATTTTTTCGTAACCGTCGCCTTCAGGTTCCGGAATAGGAACGCCAAGTGCGATGTCGGAGATAACGGGCGCGTGGTATCTGCAGGCCTCGCAGTTCGCGGGTACGAGATCGAAACATGAAACCTCTTTGACACCCTCGACCGTAGTAAACGACCACTTCTCCCCCGCTGGCGCGTCTGCGGAGATTATTTCTCCGACTTTTTCGACAGCAACCTTGCGCGAAAGCATTCCGGGACAGTTGACACCGATTATGTAAAGCCGCTCGCGGTCTATCTGATTCTCCTTGAGCAGGGCGACAATGGAGCGTGAATCGCAGCCCTTGGCCACGATGCCGATGCGGTCTTTTGTCGTGCGAAAACGACTGAGGTAGGTTGCGAGATTCAGGAGGCCGAACGACGGCCAGATAAGCTTATCCGCATCCTCGGGTTTTGAGATGAACACGGGCTTGACCTGAACGGCCGTATCGCCTTCGGTATAGCCGATGACGAAGTCCACCTTGCCCTCGGACAGAATCCTGCGCGCCTCTTCGCGGATTGAAGCTGTGAGATTACTCATAAGTTCCCCTGCCCTCGGTCTGGACACTTTCCCGACTACCCATGATTACTGTGGTGAGGTTACTCATCAGGATACTCTCTTTTCTTCAGGAACTGCGTGCGGTCGGAGACTTTCTTTACGGATTCGGTGACGTGCGTTACGACCTCGGCAAACTTGCCGCCTTCTGCGGCGGAGACCCATGAGAAGTGCACGCGGCCTGGTTCGAGGCCGACGTATTCCAGAAGATCACGCATGGCCGCAAACTTGCGCCTGGCGTAGTAGTTGCCCTCAAGGTAGTGGCAATCGCCCGGGTGGCATCCGGAGATCAAAACACCGTCAGCGCCCTCCTGCAAAGCCTTGAGGATGAACTGCGGATTCACACGCGCCGAGCATGGCACACGCAGCACGCGCAGATTTGGCGGGTACTGGATTCTTGAGGTTCCTGCAAGGTCCGCTCCCGCGTAGGAGCACCAGTTGCAAAGGAAGGCAAGGATACGGGGGTCATTATCGTTCGTGTTATTCATTTCTGTCCACAGTCCTATGTACCTTTTGTCTGGTTTGTTTTCGATATTGTTCTAAAAGACTTAGAACTCTAACGACCTCATCATTATAATTTGATGTTCCAATTTCTTTCAACAGCTCTGGAATCACGTCATCTCTGAAGAATAGGATTGACAAACTTCTTTTCTGAATTCTAAGATTTTCCTCTTGTGAGCGTAACCATTTTTCGACTTCTTCTTTCGATTCTTTAATATCCCAAACACAAATGACACGTTTGACACTCTTATGGTCTATTCCAAATTTCTTATAGGTTTCACAAATATTCTGATAATAATTCTTAGCTTCCTTGGCACTGGGTTTAGGTTTCCCAAAGAATTTATATTCGATGTAAGTTTCAAGTTTATTGAGACTAGGACGCCAACTGAGTTCGTGAGTCACCGTAGTTTCCACGTGAAAACACTCCCCAGATCCTTTTTGAAAAGAAAGAAGATCTATTTGCCGATTCACACCTTTTTCAACTTGAACATCCGTTATCGTAAAACAATGCTTTACCAATCTGTAATATGTCTCAACAATGTGCTCAGTCGCGTTCATATCACACCCCACAACACCCGGTTATGTCCTCCTCCTCCCACATGAGCTGCTGGAAGGCGGAGACGAGTTCCTGGTTCGTAAAACCTGCAAGATCTATAGAGTTGGAGCGGCACGACGCCGCGCAGCCGCCGCAGCCCTTGCACAAGGCCGCGTTCACGGAGGCGACCTTCTTTTCGTGTCCGAGCACGCGTTTGGGTTCGAGCGAGATGGCTCCGTAAGGACAAACCTCCACGCAGTACCCGCAGCCGATGCAGGTGCGCTCGTTAACCGAAGCGATCTTACCCTCGGCCTCGATGTGGTCCTTGTTGAGGATAAGGATCGCTCGCGCGGCTGTGGCCGATGCCTGGGCAATGGCCTCATCGAGGAATTTAGGCGCATGCGCGAGACCGGCAAGGTATACGCCGTCGGTGGCAAAATCCACCGGACGAAGCTTCATGTGCGCCTCAAGGAAGAAGCCGTCTTCATTGAGAGGCACTTTGTAGTGCTGGGCAAGGGTTTTATTGGATTCCTTCTCGGCGATTATGCCGGTGGAGAGGGCAATAAGGTCAGGCGCAAATTCGACATCCTTTCCGATAAGCTCATCCATGAGACGAACGGTCAGTTTGCCGTTGCTTCGCGCCACGACGGGCTCCGAACCCTTGTCGAAACGCAGGAAGAGGACGCCCATCTCGCGGGCCTTCTCATACGCAAGTTCTTTGAGTCCGTAGGTTCTAAGATCGCGGAAGAGGACGATTACTTCGGTTTCAGGCGACTTTTCCTTTATTGTGAGGGCGTTCTTAACGGCCTCGGTACAGCAGACGCGCGAGCAGTATGGGTGCTCGTCCGACCGGGAACCCACGCACTGGATCATCACGACCGTTTTGGCGTCGAAGGAACCATTGTGAAGACGCCCCTCGAGCTCGCGTTGAGGGATGACCTGCGGGTCGGTGGAGAGATACTCATCCTGCCTGGGTTGGTACTCGGACGCACCGGTCGCGATGATGGTTGCGCCGTGTTCGATTGTCTCGCCGTTGGACAGCGTGGTCTTGAAATTTCCTACAAACCCTTCCACTTTCGAGACTTCTGTATTCTTGTAAAGGTGGATGTTCGGCTCACGTTCGACTTCTTCTATAAGTCTAGCCAGATACGCCTGGCTGTCCTCGTCCCATAGGGTCTTGGTCAAATGGGATAGGTTGCCGCCGAGCGAGTCCGAGCGCTCCACGAGTACGGTCTCGAAGCCTGCCTGAGCGATAGAAAGTGCCGCCACCATGCCTGAGACCCCTCCCCCTATCACAAGGGCCGATTTGGTAACAGGAAGCTCGATGTTGGGAAGTGCGCGAAGCCTTGCCGCCTTTGCAACCGCCATGCGAACAAGGTCCTTTGCCTTCTGGGTCGCCTTGTCAGGTTCGTGCATGTGCACCCACGAGTCCTGATCGCGTATGTTGGCCATCTCGAAAAGGTACTTGTTGAGACCGGCCTCGCGTATGGTGGACTGAAAGAGCGGTTCATGCGTTCGCGGAGTGCAAGCTGAGACGATGACACGATTTAAGCGGAAGTTCTTAATGATATCCTTTATCTTCTCCTGCGTGTCTGATGAGCACGTGTAAAGGTTCTCTCCAGCGTAAACGACGCCCGGAAGGGTCTTGGCGTAAGCTACGACCTCGGGCACGCGCACGACCGAACCGATGTTTATGCCGCAGTGGCAGACGAAGACGCCGATGCGCGGCGGCTCGGTGAAGACGTCGCGCTCCAGAGGAAGATTCTTCGCGAGCGTCTCAGAATTGCGGGAATCGCCTAAAAGCCCCTGCACCATGCCAGCAGCACCCGAAGCCTGCGCCACGCTTTCTGGGATGTCCTTAGGCGAGGAAGCAGCGCCCGCGACAAACACGCCATAGCGGGTCGTGAGCATTGGCGCAAAGGTCGATGTTTTCACGAAACCATGAGCGTCAAGCTCAATGCCAAGGGCTGCTGCAAGCTTAGGCGAGGTTTTGGGAGGTTCAAGCCCGACAGAGAGGACGACCATGTCAAAGGTTTCTTTTTTGAGCTTGCCGTCGTCGGTTTCGTATGTCAGAGTGACTTCTCGAGTCTGGAAATCTTCTGTAACCTTGGATACCCTTCCCCTCACATAACGGACCCCGAACTGGTTCTGAGCCCGGTCTATGTAGCGATCAAAATCCTTGCCGTATGCGCGTATGTCCATGTAAAAAATGGACTTCTGCATATGCGGGGCATGCTCGCCCGCGATTATGGCTTCCTTGGTGGCGTACATGCAGCAGACGGACGAACAGTAAGGGCGGTTGATGTGACGGTCGCGGCTTCCCACGCACTGAATCCATGCCACGCGCTCGACGTCCTTGCCGTCGGACGGGCGAAGTATATGCCCTGCGGTCGGTCCTGAGGAGGACATAAGCCTTTCGAATTCGATACTTGAAAGCACGTTCGGAAACCGGCCGTACCCGTATTCGCTGAGGAGGGCGGGATCGAATTCGTCGAATCCGGGTGCGAGGAGCACAGCTCCCACCTCTAGCTCTTCGACCGAATCCTTGTCCGAGTACCGGACCGCATTCGGAGGGCAGATATTCGCGCAAAGCCCGCAACCTATGCACTTATCTTTGTCTATCGCATAGGCAAGCGGCACGGACTGGGGATAGGAGATGTAGGCTGCGCGGCGCTCGGAAAGACCCTCGTTGTAGGCGTCAACGGCGGACACCGGACAGTTCTTGGCGCAGAGTCCGCATGCGGTGCAAACGACCGGGTCGATGTAGCGCGCGTGTTTCTGCAGTTTAACCTTAAATTTACCAGGCTCTCCCTCAAGGCCGACCAGCTCGGTGGAAGTCTTAATCTCGATGTTGAGGTGACGTCCGGTGTCGACGAGCTTGGGGGATAGTATGCACATGGAGCAGTCGTTTGTCGGGAAGGTCTTGTCAAGCTGCGCCATTACGCCGCCTATGGTGGGTTTCGAATCCACCATGTAGACCTTTATGCCGCCGTCCGCAAGGTCGAGCGCTGCCTGAATGCCAGCGATGCCGCCGCCGACCACAAGACAGGCGCCTTTAGTTTTTGCGTCAGGCATTGGCAACCTCCACGTAAAGCGGCCGTTCGTGTTCTATGCGGTCGAAACGGGCCCTTGTTTCGCGTTCGAGTTCGACTATGAGCTCGAACACCCTGCGGGCCTCCAGTCCGGTGAGTGCGGAAACCTCGACCGCCGAGCGCGGCTCAGATAACGCCTCCAGAACAAGACCCTTGCGGTATTCGGCCCGGAGTGTATCCTTCACGAGCTTCTCGTATTCGGACGAATCGAGCTTCTCATCGAACACGTTGCCCTTGCGGACGAGTTCCAGTTCCTTTGAAAGAAGCCAGCGGACGGCTTGAGAGCGGGCAGTACGCCGCATGGCAGCTACTCGAACTGTAAGTTCCGGTTTTATTGAGACATCAGATGACAAATCTCCAAACTCCTTTAACTTCCCTTCAAACTTATCTATCGCGGATTTGAGACCGAAAGCGAGAGTCGTATCGGCATGATAGAAACCGATTCGCTCAGGCTTTAGACCTGCGAAAGACATAAGATCGGCAAGATGGTTGATTCTTGAAAGCGCGTGGTGGTTGCCGGACTCGTAGTGACAGTCGCCGAGCGGGCAGAGCGCGAAGAATATG
Above is a genomic segment from bacterium containing:
- a CDS encoding 4Fe-4S dicluster domain-containing protein, producing MTRLKNLKELFDHLSKSSRIVGLKKAGNRYLYQVLEQYDDWQSSVLLGAFSPKELFFPQDEALFHFKAQNVIAPKHEERQQVLFGVRPCDIRGIWELEKMFNQTEYRDPYFMKRFERTLIVGMACAEPLPTCFCTSVQGSPYESKGSDIFIYSTGQGYLLDVITKKGEEALAGLSFETVEDRSKIEADRTLAESKIKEYDLEGVAEKLKVMVDSKFWEETHFTCIGCGTCAFVCPSCHCFDISDDSKGSRGKRSRQWDSCLYKEYTIETSGHNPRPSGAQRWRQRLNHKFNYFHQVFGMYQCLGCGRCGRACPVNINIAELASKAVTWEESKPDN
- a CDS encoding 4Fe-4S binding protein, whose translation is MSNLTASIREEARRILSEGKVDFVIGYTEGDTAVQVKPVFISKPEDADKLIWPSFGLLNLATYLSRFRTTKDRIGIVAKGCDSRSIVALLKENQIDRERLYIIGVNCPGMLSRKVAVEKVGEIISADAPAGEKWSFTTVEGVKEVSCFDLVPANCEACRYHAPVISDIALGVPIPEPEGDGYEKIREFGEKPASERHEHLKQEMSKCIRCYACRQACPTCNCDECFVDISQPQWVAKGQEPTDVAIWQLIRVYHQAGRCVDCGACEEACPMGVKLTWMTRKMNLIVRERFEFESGVDPDALPPLANYKKDDAEEFIL
- a CDS encoding hydrogenase iron-sulfur subunit gives rise to the protein MNNTNDNDPRILAFLCNWCSYAGADLAGTSRIQYPPNLRVLRVPCSARVNPQFILKALQEGADGVLISGCHPGDCHYLEGNYYARRKFAAMRDLLEYVGLEPGRVHFSWVSAAEGGKFAEVVTHVTESVKKVSDRTQFLKKREYPDE
- a CDS encoding CoB--CoM heterodisulfide reductase iron-sulfur subunit A family protein; translation: MPDAKTKGACLVVGGGIAGIQAALDLADGGIKVYMVDSKPTIGGVMAQLDKTFPTNDCSMCILSPKLVDTGRHLNIEIKTSTELVGLEGEPGKFKVKLQKHARYIDPVVCTACGLCAKNCPVSAVDAYNEGLSERRAAYISYPQSVPLAYAIDKDKCIGCGLCANICPPNAVRYSDKDSVEELEVGAVLLAPGFDEFDPALLSEYGYGRFPNVLSSIEFERLMSSSGPTAGHILRPSDGKDVERVAWIQCVGSRDRHINRPYCSSVCCMYATKEAIIAGEHAPHMQKSIFYMDIRAYGKDFDRYIDRAQNQFGVRYVRGRVSKVTEDFQTREVTLTYETDDGKLKKETFDMVVLSVGLEPPKTSPKLAAALGIELDAHGFVKTSTFAPMLTTRYGVFVAGAASSPKDIPESVAQASGAAGMVQGLLGDSRNSETLAKNLPLERDVFTEPPRIGVFVCHCGINIGSVVRVPEVVAYAKTLPGVVYAGENLYTCSSDTQEKIKDIIKNFRLNRVIVSACTPRTHEPLFQSTIREAGLNKYLFEMANIRDQDSWVHMHEPDKATQKAKDLVRMAVAKAARLRALPNIELPVTKSALVIGGGVSGMVAALSIAQAGFETVLVERSDSLGGNLSHLTKTLWDEDSQAYLARLIEEVEREPNIHLYKNTEVSKVEGFVGNFKTTLSNGETIEHGATIIATGASEYQPRQDEYLSTDPQVIPQRELEGRLHNGSFDAKTVVMIQCVGSRSDEHPYCSRVCCTEAVKNALTIKEKSPETEVIVLFRDLRTYGLKELAYEKAREMGVLFLRFDKGSEPVVARSNGKLTVRLMDELIGKDVEFAPDLIALSTGIIAEKESNKTLAQHYKVPLNEDGFFLEAHMKLRPVDFATDGVYLAGLAHAPKFLDEAIAQASATAARAILILNKDHIEAEGKIASVNERTCIGCGYCVEVCPYGAISLEPKRVLGHEKKVASVNAALCKGCGGCAASCRSNSIDLAGFTNQELVSAFQQLMWEEEDITGCCGV
- a CDS encoding hydrogenase iron-sulfur subunit, yielding MKILGFTCDWAGFALDFAGMQRMEYSSSISFINLRCSARFDIADGVEALANGADGIFFALCPLGDCHYESGNHHALSRINHLADLMSFAGLKPERIGFYHADTTLAFGLKSAIDKFEGKLKEFGDLSSDVSIKPELTVRVAAMRRTARSQAVRWLLSKELELVRKGNVFDEKLDSSEYEKLVKDTLRAEYRKGLVLEALSEPRSAVEVSALTGLEARRVFELIVELERETRARFDRIEHERPLYVEVANA